A stretch of Fundicoccus culcitae DNA encodes these proteins:
- a CDS encoding ABC transporter ATP-binding protein — translation MSELLRIKSLHVTFKGSHKQAFHAIKGVDLTVNTHETVGIVGESGSGKSVTATSIMGLHSKNTEVIADEMTFEGKNLIGLSQKEFQPLRGNDISMIFQDPMTTLNPVFTVENQLVETVRAHRNISKQAAKDLSLEMLEKVGIKDAKRRIKMYPYEFSGGMRQRVMIAMALICNPKLLIADEPTTALDVTIQAQILTLLKDLQKETGNSIIMITHDLGVIWETCDRVVVMFKGHVVESGTVKQIYDNAVHPYTIGLLKSQINQETIKDTHLPTIPYGAFVQDMQQETQLDMQEVEPGHLVAQFTQD, via the coding sequence ATGAGTGAATTATTAAGGATCAAAAGTCTACATGTCACCTTTAAAGGGAGTCACAAACAAGCCTTCCATGCCATTAAAGGCGTCGACTTAACCGTCAACACCCATGAAACGGTTGGGATTGTGGGGGAGTCAGGCTCAGGTAAAAGTGTTACCGCCACCTCGATTATGGGATTACATAGCAAAAACACCGAAGTCATCGCCGATGAAATGACTTTTGAAGGCAAAAATTTAATAGGTTTAAGCCAAAAAGAATTTCAGCCTTTGCGCGGCAATGATATTTCCATGATTTTCCAAGATCCCATGACCACCTTAAATCCGGTTTTCACTGTTGAAAACCAATTGGTCGAAACGGTCCGTGCCCACCGCAACATTTCTAAACAAGCAGCCAAAGACCTATCGCTGGAAATGCTTGAAAAGGTCGGTATTAAAGACGCCAAGCGCCGCATTAAAATGTATCCTTATGAATTCTCAGGCGGGATGCGCCAGCGGGTGATGATTGCTATGGCTTTAATTTGCAATCCAAAGTTACTGATTGCCGATGAACCAACCACCGCTCTAGACGTAACCATTCAAGCGCAAATTCTAACCCTGCTCAAAGACCTGCAAAAAGAAACCGGCAATTCCATTATTATGATTACCCACGATTTAGGCGTTATTTGGGAAACTTGCGACCGCGTGGTGGTCATGTTTAAAGGCCATGTGGTTGAAAGCGGAACGGTGAAACAAATTTACGACAACGCCGTCCACCCCTATACTATTGGCCTGTTGAAATCACAAATTAACCAAGAAACCATTAAAGATACCCATTTGCCAACCATTCCATACGGTGCTTTCGTTCAGGATATGCAACAAGAAACCCAACTCGACATGCAAGAAGTCGAACCCGGCCATCTAGTGGCCCAATTTACACAGGACTAA
- a CDS encoding ABC transporter ATP-binding protein: MEKSTIISVKNIKKYYKLPRSHPFQRQQESIKAVDDVSFDIYKSETFGIVGESGSGKSTVARLVNQLIRPTAGDIYYYDQELASANKAQLMDYRKQVQMVFQSPYGTLDPRKTIEFSLLEPFAIHNIGTTAERTQRVATLLDYVSLPKSTLNKYPHEFSGGQLQRINIARAISLEPELLILDESVSALDVSVQAQILNLLNDLQEELGLTYLFISHDLNVVRYMCDRIAVMNQGKIVELNDAKEIYDNPQASYTRSLLSAIPISSPYLRTT, translated from the coding sequence ATGGAAAAGTCAACCATTATCAGCGTTAAGAACATCAAAAAATATTATAAATTACCCCGCAGCCACCCTTTTCAACGCCAACAAGAATCGATAAAAGCGGTCGACGATGTCTCCTTTGATATTTACAAAAGCGAAACCTTCGGTATCGTAGGCGAGTCGGGCAGTGGTAAATCGACCGTGGCCCGCTTGGTGAATCAACTCATCCGTCCGACGGCAGGGGATATTTATTATTATGATCAAGAATTAGCCTCGGCCAACAAAGCGCAACTGATGGACTACCGCAAGCAAGTCCAAATGGTCTTTCAAAGCCCTTACGGTACGCTTGACCCGCGCAAGACCATCGAGTTTTCTTTGCTGGAGCCTTTTGCCATTCACAACATCGGCACCACGGCCGAACGCACGCAACGCGTCGCCACCCTGCTCGATTACGTGAGTCTGCCCAAGTCCACCCTGAATAAATATCCCCACGAATTCTCAGGCGGGCAACTGCAACGGATCAATATCGCGCGGGCCATTTCCTTAGAGCCCGAACTGCTCATCTTGGACGAATCCGTTTCGGCTCTAGACGTGTCAGTTCAAGCCCAGATTTTGAATCTTTTGAATGATTTGCAGGAAGAACTCGGCTTGACCTATCTCTTTATCTCACACGACTTGAACGTGGTGCGCTACATGTGCGACCGCATTGCCGTCATGAACCAAGGCAAAATCGTTGAACTCAACGACGCCAAGGAAATCTACGACAACCCACAAGCAAGCTACACCCGCTCCTTACTGAGCGCCATCCCCATCAGCAGCCCTTATTTAAGGACCACTTAA
- a CDS encoding ABC transporter permease has protein sequence MTRYIINRVINILPTLLIVAIIVFGVTRILPGDPAASILGPQANATEIENMRIVMGLDKPIWEQFINYLGNLLRGDLGYSYAYNMNVVDLIAERFPNTVILTVSALIIALVVGVPAGILSAYKRNTFVDYLVMVISLVGVSMPVFWLGVMLVLIFSVNLGWLPATGMGDWSQGADVFFKHLILPSVTLATIPMANFARITRSSMLDVLSQDYIRTARAKGLLENKVVWKHALKNALNPILSVLGMQVASLLGGSVLTETIFSWPGMGRLVTDAINRGDFGVVQGVVIFIALIYVVTNLIIDILYKVVNPKISYEGGGK, from the coding sequence ATGACAAGATACATTATAAATCGTGTAATAAATATACTCCCTACACTCTTAATTGTTGCCATTATTGTTTTTGGCGTTACGCGCATTTTACCTGGTGATCCGGCTGCTTCCATTTTAGGACCACAAGCCAATGCCACCGAAATTGAAAATATGCGCATCGTGATGGGGTTAGATAAACCGATTTGGGAACAATTTATCAATTATTTAGGTAATCTACTCCGAGGCGATTTAGGTTATTCCTATGCTTACAATATGAATGTGGTGGATTTAATTGCTGAACGTTTCCCCAACACCGTGATTTTAACTGTTTCGGCCTTAATCATTGCCTTAGTTGTGGGTGTACCCGCTGGTATTCTTTCAGCTTATAAACGTAACACCTTTGTCGATTATTTAGTTATGGTGATTTCCTTAGTGGGTGTTTCCATGCCAGTCTTTTGGCTAGGCGTCATGCTGGTTTTAATTTTCAGTGTCAACCTAGGTTGGTTACCGGCAACCGGTATGGGCGATTGGTCACAAGGCGCCGATGTCTTCTTTAAACATCTGATCCTACCGAGTGTGACCTTAGCCACCATTCCAATGGCTAACTTTGCTCGAATTACACGCTCCAGTATGCTAGATGTTTTATCGCAAGATTATATCCGGACGGCTAGAGCCAAAGGTCTCCTTGAAAATAAAGTCGTGTGGAAACACGCCTTGAAAAATGCCCTTAACCCAATTTTATCCGTTCTCGGTATGCAAGTGGCCAGTCTACTCGGCGGATCGGTTTTAACGGAAACCATCTTTTCTTGGCCGGGCATGGGACGCTTGGTGACCGATGCAATTAATCGGGGGGACTTTGGTGTTGTGCAAGGGGTCGTGATATTTATTGCTTTGATTTACGTGGTAACCAATTTGATTATCGATATTCTATATAAAGTCGTCAATCCGAAAATTTCTTACGAAGGAGGGGGCAAATAA
- a CDS encoding DUF1177 domain-containing protein, producing MSLKYAIEVYELMDDITINGQGIKTYLESISRNGDIHVETVYGEKGSTDFISIKIAGSNGKTKGGQAPTLGIVGRLGGIGARPEVIGFVSDGDGALSAIAIAAKLLSMSEKGDRLEGDVIVSTHICPTAPTQPHEPVPFMGSPVDILTMNQYEVSDEMDAVLTIDTTKGNYVINHRGFALTPTVKEGYILKMSNDILNISQQTTGKLPVTMPITMQDITPYGNGLFHINSLMQPAVATNAPVIGVAITTEVAVAGSASGATHLVDVEEVIRFGIEVAKRFTADTCDFYDAEEFDLIQSLYGSMKHLQTPGKVAEEA from the coding sequence ATGTCATTAAAATATGCAATTGAAGTTTACGAATTAATGGATGATATCACGATTAACGGCCAAGGGATCAAAACCTATCTTGAAAGTATCTCACGAAACGGCGACATACATGTGGAGACGGTTTATGGAGAAAAAGGGTCAACCGACTTTATTAGCATAAAAATTGCAGGCTCAAACGGGAAAACCAAAGGTGGTCAAGCGCCAACCTTGGGTATCGTTGGCCGTTTAGGGGGTATTGGTGCCCGCCCAGAAGTGATTGGATTTGTATCAGACGGTGATGGCGCTTTGTCAGCCATCGCTATCGCAGCTAAATTGCTTTCCATGTCTGAAAAAGGCGATCGCTTAGAAGGTGATGTTATTGTAAGCACACATATTTGTCCAACCGCACCAACGCAACCCCATGAACCTGTCCCATTTATGGGTTCGCCGGTAGATATTTTGACCATGAATCAATACGAAGTGTCCGATGAAATGGATGCCGTTTTGACCATTGATACCACTAAAGGAAATTATGTCATCAATCACCGCGGCTTTGCCTTAACCCCAACGGTCAAAGAAGGCTATATTTTAAAAATGAGCAATGACATCCTTAATATTAGTCAACAAACAACCGGTAAATTACCTGTTACTATGCCGATTACTATGCAAGATATTACCCCATACGGTAACGGCTTGTTCCATATTAACAGCCTCATGCAACCCGCTGTGGCTACGAACGCACCGGTAATTGGTGTCGCCATTACCACAGAAGTAGCCGTTGCTGGATCCGCATCCGGTGCAACGCATTTAGTCGACGTCGAAGAAGTCATCCGATTCGGCATTGAAGTGGCTAAACGCTTCACCGCCGACACATGTGATTTTTATGACGCCGAAGAATTTGACTTAATTCAATCCCTCTATGGCTCGATGAAACATCTACAAACCCCCGGCAAAGTAGCAGAGGAGGCATAA
- a CDS encoding ABC transporter permease has translation MEQTAIVEVKSEEFRPGFFKKLMRNKLAMIGLAIVTIVLLVAIFAPYIATHDPNKIDTLMAFRKPGQDGFLLGTDNYGRDLFSRIVYGARVSMIVSLSAVLIGGVIGSLLGLIAGYFGGIIDNVIMRIMDGFSAFPFILLAILLMTVLEQGLLNVIIAIGIGNIPGFTRIVRGQVLSVKEEEYIEVQRSLGASNWRIMWHHILPNSMGPLVVHGTMSVAGAIISEASLSFLGLGIQPPTPSWGSILNDGRNFLFLNPEIATISGLAILITVLGINILGDGIRDALDPKLND, from the coding sequence ATGGAACAAACAGCAATCGTCGAAGTAAAAAGCGAAGAATTCCGTCCCGGCTTCTTCAAAAAATTAATGCGCAACAAGCTAGCTATGATAGGCTTAGCCATTGTGACCATCGTTTTACTGGTTGCCATCTTTGCGCCGTATATTGCCACGCATGACCCTAACAAAATCGACACCTTAATGGCCTTTAGAAAACCTGGGCAAGATGGTTTCCTATTAGGGACTGATAATTATGGGCGCGATTTGTTCAGCCGGATTGTGTATGGGGCACGCGTTTCCATGATTGTCAGCCTGTCGGCGGTTTTAATCGGTGGTGTGATTGGGAGCTTGTTAGGCCTGATTGCCGGCTATTTCGGAGGGATTATCGATAACGTCATCATGCGGATTATGGATGGTTTTTCAGCCTTTCCCTTTATTTTATTAGCTATTTTATTAATGACCGTCCTTGAACAAGGCTTGCTGAACGTGATTATCGCCATAGGGATTGGTAATATCCCGGGCTTTACCCGGATTGTCCGCGGGCAAGTCTTGAGTGTCAAAGAAGAAGAATATATCGAAGTGCAACGCTCACTAGGTGCTAGTAATTGGCGCATAATGTGGCATCACATTTTGCCTAACTCGATGGGACCCTTGGTGGTCCACGGCACCATGAGCGTGGCCGGCGCAATCATTTCCGAGGCCTCGCTGAGCTTTCTGGGCTTGGGTATTCAACCGCCAACACCGTCTTGGGGCTCCATCCTCAACGACGGCCGCAACTTCCTCTTTTTAAATCCCGAAATTGCCACCATCTCAGGTTTAGCCATTTTAATTACCGTTCTTGGAATAAATATCCTGGGTGACGGCATTCGTGACGCCCTCGATCCAAAGTTGAATGATTAA
- a CDS encoding MurR/RpiR family transcriptional regulator — protein sequence MKNYYLTHLLKSKSPLFSETETKLSKHFLELDKELINMTIANVSEVTGVSQTTVFNFVKKLGFSGFQEFKIALATNSTNEVRSSTYTAYSDITDSDSYYTIAQKIVSFNIDSLQGILHSLDELQLENIIKLISGSKTLHFFGQGGSSIVAYDAYHKFLRTKFLCNYIGDSHMQLSYSTKLSKDDCVFVFSHSGQSVHTISLAKVAKESGAKIIGLTGNPTSSMLDYCDEQLIVYSEESKYRTESLTSRILYLTLIDIIYSIIMFMDEGESQLTMDKIRLALKDAKTTDDYIV from the coding sequence ATGAAGAACTACTATTTAACACATTTATTAAAATCAAAAAGTCCCTTATTTAGTGAAACTGAAACGAAATTATCTAAACATTTTTTAGAACTAGATAAAGAGCTCATCAATATGACGATTGCTAACGTTTCAGAGGTAACGGGTGTATCTCAAACAACGGTATTTAATTTTGTTAAGAAGCTTGGGTTTTCAGGTTTTCAAGAATTTAAAATCGCCCTAGCTACTAATTCAACCAACGAAGTACGGTCGTCGACTTATACAGCCTATTCGGATATCACGGATAGCGATTCCTATTATACAATTGCACAAAAGATTGTTTCATTTAACATCGATTCCTTGCAAGGTATTTTACATTCCCTGGACGAACTCCAACTTGAAAACATTATTAAACTTATTTCAGGGTCCAAAACGTTACACTTCTTTGGACAAGGCGGATCCTCAATTGTCGCTTACGATGCCTACCATAAATTTTTGCGAACTAAATTTCTCTGCAACTATATTGGTGACTCGCACATGCAGTTAAGTTATTCCACAAAGCTATCCAAAGATGATTGTGTTTTTGTGTTCTCTCATTCTGGCCAATCGGTGCACACGATTAGCCTAGCAAAGGTCGCTAAAGAATCCGGCGCAAAAATCATTGGCCTGACGGGGAACCCAACGTCAAGTATGTTGGACTATTGTGACGAACAATTAATCGTCTATTCTGAAGAATCAAAATATCGCACGGAGAGTTTAACCTCGCGTATTCTTTATCTAACACTCATCGATATTATCTATTCCATCATCATGTTTATGGATGAAGGCGAAAGCCAATTAACCATGGATAAAATCCGCTTGGCATTGAAGGACGCTAAAACAACCGATGATTATATTGTTTAA
- a CDS encoding ABC transporter substrate-binding protein — MNSLKKLSLMLVATVLLLTGFNGRVYAQDEAATQGGTLNIGLSANPSSLDPVTYTSQYESNVIRQIGNTLITYSNDFSEFLPSLATDWEISEDGLVYTFNLRDDVHFQPGEYQDGRLMTAEDVKFSLERSVNDSALNRLSGVASVEVIDDTTVALHLDTPNAALLAMLTDVGNIIVPQEEVEGWGDQFAQHLVGTGPFMLSNIVSGQQIDLVRHDGYWGPTPNLDGVTFKVISDTNMMANSLLSGDIHIATDVRMQNRQIVEQAQGVRLESVPGMSTTYLDMNNVQGPTADPKVRQAIYMATNVEEIVNGVNQWGGAEVSYSPLPKASWGYMENASDFIPAYDPEAAKALLAETDYPDGFEIDLYLAEARVPYATIFQQQMQENLNIKVNINVQEWGTYSQTVSSNSAGMNIGGWSWFPDPYFYLNQIFHSNSIGSLGNGRGYSNEEVDALLDEALIETDQAVRTDLYKQVQEIVLGDYSRIELELSETANGISDSVQGYSVLANNSIIIVDSNGVNVSLNQ; from the coding sequence ATGAATAGCCTTAAAAAACTATCTCTCATGTTAGTCGCAACCGTCTTATTACTTACTGGATTCAACGGGCGCGTTTATGCACAAGATGAAGCAGCCACGCAAGGTGGTACGCTCAATATTGGTTTATCCGCCAACCCTAGTTCCCTTGACCCTGTCACTTATACCAGTCAATATGAATCCAATGTCATCCGCCAAATCGGAAATACCTTAATTACTTATAGTAATGATTTCAGCGAGTTTTTACCTTCATTGGCTACCGATTGGGAAATATCGGAAGATGGGTTAGTTTATACCTTTAACCTTCGTGACGATGTACATTTCCAACCTGGTGAATACCAAGATGGCCGTTTAATGACAGCTGAAGATGTAAAATTCAGTTTAGAGCGTTCCGTCAATGATTCAGCTTTAAATCGCTTAAGTGGTGTTGCTTCTGTAGAAGTGATTGATGATACAACCGTTGCGCTACATCTTGATACCCCGAACGCTGCTTTGTTAGCGATGTTAACCGACGTAGGTAATATTATTGTTCCTCAAGAAGAAGTTGAAGGCTGGGGCGATCAATTCGCACAACACCTTGTGGGTACTGGACCTTTCATGTTAAGCAATATTGTTTCTGGTCAACAAATTGATTTAGTTCGTCACGATGGTTATTGGGGACCAACACCTAATCTGGATGGGGTCACCTTCAAAGTCATTAGTGATACCAACATGATGGCCAACTCATTATTATCAGGTGATATCCATATTGCGACCGATGTCCGTATGCAAAACCGTCAAATCGTTGAACAAGCCCAAGGCGTACGCTTAGAAAGTGTTCCTGGTATGTCAACGACTTACTTAGATATGAATAACGTTCAAGGTCCTACAGCTGATCCAAAAGTACGTCAAGCTATCTATATGGCAACCAACGTCGAAGAAATCGTAAATGGTGTGAACCAATGGGGTGGCGCGGAAGTTTCTTACTCTCCTCTACCTAAAGCCTCTTGGGGTTACATGGAAAACGCCAGTGATTTTATTCCTGCTTATGACCCAGAAGCCGCTAAAGCCTTATTAGCTGAAACCGACTATCCTGATGGTTTCGAAATTGACTTGTATTTAGCGGAAGCCCGTGTGCCTTATGCCACTATTTTCCAACAACAAATGCAAGAAAACTTAAACATCAAAGTAAATATCAACGTCCAAGAGTGGGGTACGTATAGCCAAACCGTGTCTAGTAATAGTGCTGGTATGAACATCGGTGGCTGGTCATGGTTCCCAGATCCCTACTTCTACCTTAACCAAATCTTCCATTCTAACAGCATTGGTTCGTTAGGAAATGGTCGTGGTTACTCTAACGAAGAAGTGGATGCTTTATTGGATGAAGCCTTAATCGAAACGGATCAAGCCGTTCGGACGGACTTATATAAACAAGTACAAGAAATTGTTTTAGGTGACTACTCACGCATCGAGTTGGAATTATCTGAAACAGCCAATGGTATCTCTGATAGTGTTCAAGGTTACAGTGTGTTAGCCAACAACTCAATCATTATCGTTGATAGCAATGGCGTGAATGTTTCTTTAAATCAATAG
- the gnd gene encoding phosphogluconate dehydrogenase (NAD(+)-dependent, decarboxylating), whose amino-acid sequence MGLNMALNVIDSGWDIVGFDVSPQARANAEENQVNVVDSMDGLIDALDDQKIIFLSTPAGEITDNLIKELSGKLASKDIIIDSGNSNYKDSLKNYAFLKESDIYFIDCGTSGGMEGARNGACLMVGGDEEAVKVVEPFFIDLAIEDGYLFAGAPGTGHYLKMVHNGIEYGMMQSIGEGFDVLNASEFDFDNEKVAKVWNHGSVIRSWLMELMEEGFQKDPQLSGIAGRVDASGEGKWMVEEALELNIPVPVIANSLFVRSASKIDDSFSNKVVATLRHGFGGHAVAKVEEK is encoded by the coding sequence ATGGGATTAAATATGGCTCTCAACGTAATTGATAGTGGCTGGGATATTGTAGGGTTCGATGTGAGTCCTCAGGCAAGAGCCAATGCAGAGGAAAATCAGGTTAATGTCGTTGATTCAATGGATGGATTAATTGATGCACTTGACGATCAAAAAATAATTTTCTTATCGACACCGGCAGGCGAGATTACGGATAATTTGATTAAAGAGTTGTCTGGAAAACTAGCGAGTAAAGATATCATCATTGATAGTGGTAATTCAAATTATAAAGATAGTCTGAAAAATTACGCCTTTTTGAAAGAAAGCGATATTTATTTTATTGATTGTGGCACTTCTGGAGGTATGGAAGGTGCGCGCAATGGGGCTTGTTTGATGGTCGGTGGTGATGAGGAAGCGGTCAAAGTGGTCGAACCATTCTTCATTGATTTAGCCATTGAAGATGGGTATTTATTTGCGGGGGCTCCAGGAACGGGCCATTACTTAAAAATGGTACACAACGGGATTGAATACGGCATGATGCAGTCAATCGGTGAAGGCTTTGATGTGTTGAATGCTTCCGAATTTGATTTTGATAATGAAAAGGTAGCCAAAGTTTGGAATCACGGTTCGGTTATTCGTTCATGGTTAATGGAACTCATGGAAGAAGGCTTCCAAAAGGATCCGCAATTATCCGGCATTGCTGGTCGCGTTGATGCTAGTGGTGAAGGTAAATGGATGGTTGAGGAAGCTTTGGAGCTAAATATCCCTGTACCTGTAATTGCTAATTCTTTATTTGTTCGAAGCGCAAGTAAAATTGATGATTCATTTTCAAATAAAGTTGTGGCTACCTTGCGCCATGGATTTGGCGGACATGCGGTCGCAAAAGTTGAGGAGAAATAG
- a CDS encoding M20 family metallopeptidase encodes MTELTKTQLKQQVVQAIEDQQRDLLDLCSKLIQINSENPPGDSTEITEFIKTYLEEAGLAVEIHESAPLQYNIISKYGSESGKKLIYCGHTDVVPVGNLDKWDFDPFSGEIKDGFLLGRGASDMKAGLGGLIFATTLMKKLNISLPGQVILAIVPDEETGGENGVPWVLNKGLVSGDGALIAEPSSKYNPTIGQKGSYWFKLDVYGEPGHGSLSPIIGGNAIVDMMRAIERIQTLFTLDFDMPDEMRELVETSKRYMREVETEREAFQPILEHISCNIGKIEGGTKANVVPESCSVEIDCRLPFGVSEDFVTQYITDELDKLGIDYKMERFGFRSEANYTSPQDPVCRAVVDNLQEISGHEAYGVMQWASSDARHFREHNIPVLQYGPATLSTIHGYNERVEVDKIVLATKVYGAAIIDFLYN; translated from the coding sequence ATGACCGAATTAACAAAAACCCAATTAAAACAACAAGTCGTGCAAGCGATTGAAGATCAGCAGAGAGATTTATTAGATTTATGCTCTAAATTGATTCAAATTAACAGCGAAAATCCTCCCGGCGACTCAACCGAAATTACGGAATTTATAAAAACCTACCTCGAAGAGGCCGGTTTGGCGGTTGAAATCCATGAATCAGCGCCTTTACAATACAACATCATCAGCAAATACGGCTCAGAATCCGGCAAAAAATTGATTTACTGCGGCCACACCGACGTCGTTCCCGTCGGCAACCTCGACAAATGGGATTTCGACCCCTTCAGCGGCGAAATTAAGGACGGCTTCCTGCTAGGACGCGGGGCTTCCGATATGAAAGCCGGCCTGGGCGGCCTCATTTTCGCGACAACCTTAATGAAAAAACTAAATATCTCCTTGCCCGGCCAAGTCATTCTTGCTATCGTGCCCGATGAAGAAACAGGTGGCGAAAATGGTGTACCTTGGGTCTTGAACAAGGGTCTAGTTTCAGGTGACGGCGCGTTAATCGCAGAGCCCTCATCCAAATACAATCCGACCATCGGTCAAAAAGGCTCTTACTGGTTTAAACTAGACGTTTACGGCGAACCGGGTCACGGCAGTTTATCGCCCATTATTGGGGGTAACGCCATCGTCGATATGATGCGCGCCATCGAACGGATTCAGACGTTATTTACTTTAGATTTTGACATGCCAGACGAGATGCGTGAACTGGTAGAAACATCGAAACGATATATGCGCGAAGTGGAAACCGAACGCGAAGCCTTCCAACCGATTTTAGAACATATTTCATGCAACATCGGTAAAATTGAAGGGGGAACTAAAGCCAATGTCGTACCTGAATCGTGCTCCGTCGAAATTGACTGCCGTTTACCTTTTGGGGTCAGTGAAGATTTTGTTACCCAATACATTACCGACGAATTGGATAAACTAGGGATTGATTACAAAATGGAGCGCTTTGGTTTTAGAAGTGAAGCCAACTATACCTCCCCTCAAGATCCCGTTTGCCGTGCGGTTGTCGACAATCTGCAAGAAATATCAGGCCATGAGGCTTATGGCGTGATGCAATGGGCGTCCAGTGATGCCCGTCATTTTAGAGAACACAATATACCCGTTCTACAATACGGACCAGCGACTTTATCAACCATCCATGGTTACAACGAACGCGTAGAAGTTGATAAAATTGTACTCGCAACCAAGGTTTATGGTGCAGCAATCATCGATTTCCTATATAATTAG
- a CDS encoding IclR family transcriptional regulator codes for MLKTVDLASELLMKFNRHQPSWSAKALAKALNQNYSTIYRIVKTLHKHDFLAYDDTTKTYSLGISIWQLGQVVDNSMNLESLIRPYLTKLKDLTGESVFFTIRKGYRGITLLAVEPENKVKFTAETGASVPLFPGASYRSILAYQPEEFVEELIEGGLPQYTPNTMTNPNKLRKELEKIRVDGYARSEGEYTPDVIAWAVPIRDFENKVNCSVTLSGPTYRANNLDQNQAIYQLKETALEVERILRQTAYRFQ; via the coding sequence TTGTTAAAGACAGTCGATTTAGCATCGGAATTATTAATGAAATTTAATCGTCATCAACCATCATGGTCTGCCAAAGCCTTAGCAAAGGCCTTAAACCAAAACTATTCGACCATTTATCGCATCGTCAAAACGTTGCACAAACATGATTTTCTTGCGTACGATGACACAACGAAAACATATAGTTTAGGCATTTCAATCTGGCAATTAGGCCAAGTGGTTGATAACTCAATGAATTTAGAATCGCTCATTCGCCCCTATTTAACAAAGCTTAAAGACCTCACCGGCGAATCTGTTTTCTTTACCATTCGTAAAGGCTATCGAGGAATTACTTTGTTGGCGGTCGAACCAGAGAACAAAGTGAAGTTTACCGCGGAAACAGGCGCCAGCGTGCCCCTATTTCCAGGCGCTTCATACCGTTCAATCCTCGCTTACCAACCCGAGGAATTTGTCGAAGAGCTTATTGAGGGTGGCTTGCCACAATACACCCCTAACACCATGACCAACCCCAATAAATTACGCAAAGAACTCGAGAAAATCCGCGTTGACGGCTATGCCCGTAGCGAAGGCGAATACACCCCCGACGTGATTGCCTGGGCGGTTCCCATCCGCGATTTCGAAAACAAAGTCAATTGTTCCGTCACCCTGTCTGGCCCAACTTATCGCGCCAACAACCTCGACCAAAACCAAGCCATCTACCAACTCAAAGAAACCGCCCTCGAAGTCGAACGCATCTTAAGACAAACCGCCTATCGCTTTCAATAA